A segment of the Leptolyngbya sp. NIES-3755 genome:
TGACCCCTAAAATCAAATGAGGGATGAGCTTAAAATGCCCATCTGTCCCAGAGATTGCACAGCCATGCACTTCGGACAGTCTGGGATTATTTTAGAGGGTTTATTCGCTGAGAGCGCATCTTTCGGTCTGACTGCCCGTTTCAAAGTAAAAACAAGAACATCCACTTCTTTTGAAATCGTCCTGATCGTCCTCATGAAGCTTTGTTTCGTGAAGTAGATAGATTTTCCAATTCCCTGTGAAACTGGCGAAAGACGACTCGGTTCGGGCAACCTAGAAAGAAGTTGAGATCAATACGATGTCCGGTATTGCCGAATTTTAGTCAAGGATTGTGATTGTGACTGCCAACCAGGATCAGATTCAGCGTCTTCTTACCGAGGTTCAAGACGTTCTCGCGCAAGGAAATTCTCGTTTGCCTTGGGGGTCGGCGGCACAACTCGCCCGTCAACGCCAAGTGTTAGAGCAGATTCGTCTCTATTTAGAAAATGCCTTGTATCAACTGAGCCAAGAAAAGCCTGACCAAAAAGAAACTCAGGCTCAAGACGTGATGCAAGCCGTAATTGAAGAGATGAATGCCCTACGATCGACACTTTTACACCCGCTCCATTCCGAAGTCTCAAGTCTCATGCAGCAGCGAAATGCTCTCCTGAAAGAGATTCGCCAGTTTGAGGCACACCGTGAATTATTAGCGCAACCCAGTCCCCAACCTGCGGAAACGTTGCCGACTGAAAAATTGCAAGGGGTTCACGATCGAGCCGATCAGGTTCTTTCTACGCTGGATACTACGCTGCACGTCGTCTTTGAATCGCTGCAAAAAGACATTCAGGCATATCAAGATTCGCTCTCTCAAGGAATCGA
Coding sequences within it:
- a CDS encoding hypothetical protein (hypothetical protein MC7420_6198;~similar to AA sequence:cyanobase_aa:LBDG_09680); protein product: MTANQDQIQRLLTEVQDVLAQGNSRLPWGSAAQLARQRQVLEQIRLYLENALYQLSQEKPDQKETQAQDVMQAVIEEMNALRSTLLHPLHSEVSSLMQQRNALLKEIRQFEAHRELLAQPSPQPAETLPTEKLQGVHDRADQVLSTLDTTLHVVFESLQKDIQAYQDSLSQGIDKLHNLGQQSEVMFSGIVGRMATQMGQNASAFLQGKANSAPLAMPYAGSELPPAKSQPDPSIDSITVLTELIDQLAIEVEEFPVTIPVVPPRKGSISGREAPAELRSLFQGDSPKVEPLIEPNGYGALAEETTFEQLKRSTPTVFSSAEPPAIFTLEGVENLFEEDEDHTKG